One genomic window of Spirochaetota bacterium includes the following:
- a CDS encoding methyl-accepting chemotaxis protein, with translation MNKLLIPVISIILSFIVFYICYLLPLVKEKVIDEKKARIKGVVELGICTLEKYNERQGRGLVTPIAAKIIAKELLKSARFGRDGNDFLWINDYHPKMIMHPYNNKLYKKDLSNIADTDGKSVYIEIVKICKKNGSGFVEYKGQWLNERHKTVPIVSFVKAYDPWGWIVGSSFNLDNAQQEINALYYKGTIILLVGMSLFLLIIIYTSRLIVKSIQSSQKYAQNIAKGDLSVDININSKDEIGQLASSMRDMIVKFSKVIRGIVETVKALTDSTNSISTTTKDLSHCAGDQTTSIEEIRVFMKEIGTIISQNAENVKNTDNITQMTALQAMDGGKAIGDTLDTMRMITKKIDIIEDIASQTNLLALNAAIEAARASEHGRGFSIVASEVRKLAEKSKLAAKDISTLAIEGVSVAERAGKLFGEIGPNIQETAKLVQVISDASKHQNINVQQINYSIERLRQLTHQNIAYFEKVASSTHDISTHAARLFKIIGYFRIGRNLSSPMGNKTSKVLLSRDMPVTDSDYKLLESNVTLQSNIISHSNKKIPKR, from the coding sequence ATGAACAAACTACTAATCCCGGTAATATCAATAATACTATCTTTTATTGTGTTTTATATCTGCTATTTGCTCCCCTTAGTAAAAGAAAAAGTTATAGATGAGAAGAAGGCAAGGATAAAGGGAGTAGTGGAGTTGGGTATTTGTACATTAGAAAAATATAACGAAAGACAGGGGAGGGGGCTTGTTACCCCTATAGCAGCAAAAATAATTGCTAAAGAGTTACTTAAGAGCGCTAGGTTTGGTAGAGATGGAAACGATTTTCTCTGGATCAATGATTATCATCCTAAAATGATAATGCATCCCTATAATAATAAATTATATAAGAAGGATTTATCTAATATAGCTGATACTGATGGTAAGAGTGTCTATATTGAAATAGTAAAAATATGTAAAAAAAATGGAAGTGGCTTTGTTGAATATAAGGGACAATGGCTTAATGAGAGGCATAAAACTGTGCCAATAGTGTCTTTTGTTAAGGCATATGACCCATGGGGCTGGATTGTTGGATCGAGTTTTAATTTAGACAATGCTCAACAGGAAATAAATGCCCTATATTACAAAGGAACAATAATTCTATTAGTTGGGATGTCATTATTTTTATTAATAATCATATATACAAGCAGGTTGATTGTTAAGTCTATTCAGTCTAGTCAGAAATATGCACAAAATATTGCTAAGGGAGATCTGTCAGTTGATATAAATATAAACAGCAAGGATGAAATTGGTCAATTAGCATCTTCTATGAGAGATATGATTGTTAAGTTCTCAAAGGTGATAAGAGGGATTGTTGAGACAGTTAAAGCTCTGACAGATTCCACAAATAGTATAAGTACTACAACAAAGGATTTGAGTCATTGTGCTGGTGATCAAACAACCAGCATTGAAGAGATAAGGGTATTCATGAAGGAGATAGGAACTATAATTTCACAGAATGCAGAAAATGTAAAAAATACTGATAATATAACCCAAATGACAGCCTTGCAGGCAATGGATGGGGGCAAAGCGATAGGGGATACCCTTGATACCATGAGGATGATAACAAAGAAGATAGATATAATTGAAGATATCGCAAGCCAAACAAACCTACTAGCGTTAAATGCAGCAATTGAGGCTGCAAGAGCGAGTGAACATGGAAGAGGTTTCTCCATTGTCGCATCGGAGGTTAGAAAGCTTGCAGAGAAGAGCAAACTAGCGGCTAAAGATATCAGCACGCTTGCAATAGAGGGTGTGTCAGTAGCGGAAAGAGCAGGGAAGCTTTTTGGTGAGATTGGTCCAAACATCCAAGAGACAGCGAAGCTTGTTCAGGTTATTTCTGATGCTTCAAAACATCAGAATATAAATGTTCAGCAAATTAATTACAGCATTGAACGCTTAAGACAGCTTACACATCAGAATATAGCATACTTTGAGAAAGTTGCATCCTCTACACATGACATATCCACACATGCAGCGAGGTTGTTTAAAATCATAGGTTACTTTAGAATAGGAAGAAATTTATCTTCTCCAATGGGAAACAAAACCTCGAAAGTGTTATTGAGTAGAGATATGCCTGTTACTGATTCAGATTATAAATTATTAGAGAGTAATGTGACATTGCAATCAAATATCATTTCGCATTCAAATAAAAAGATACCTAAAAGATAG
- a CDS encoding methyl-accepting chemotaxis protein: MRILKDGIWGRIKLLFTGTIGSKIYTIVGVMSLMALVMVLSAIWFANTLSLATDIVRMERGHTVALIGAKNSMYKYLQTKSRNYIPEFWEYFNIANTYEMIFSTLPDVVSNNSADDAANIIDSTFAEISNETAHIMVSRLKLLSGNEIVKKLISTIAEARQASERYEELAGNIFREKNTIKRMKIINEIGKVEKELADIPIKFSEAIAEFSKYSTTLVKQALWIICIVLIAVCLSISIFIVRSITSSLRTVTASLKDIAEGEGDLTVQLEVKTSDEIGELSSNFNKFITKIRNIITKAKMSSHTFASASEQIKATSQSLSQSSNEQAANVEEITSSMEEIGATVSQNADNAKNTDVLAQDTSKQAENGGEAVRDAVKAMKDIAEKINLIEDIAYQTNLLALNAAIEAARAGEHGKGFAVVAVEVRKLAEKSQLAAQEIGGLASNSVIRAEKAGGLIDEIVPNVKKTADLVQDIFSASEQQDSAIGQISSGMEQLNEVTQQNAASSEELSSTAELLSDQASAMQELMGFFKTETGSDASSSAGNIAMQSDTIEEEPYSNLNTALLE, translated from the coding sequence ATGAGAATCTTAAAGGATGGCATTTGGGGAAGGATAAAATTATTATTTACTGGCACCATAGGAAGCAAAATTTATACTATTGTTGGAGTGATGTCTTTAATGGCGTTAGTAATGGTGCTTTCTGCAATATGGTTTGCCAACACCCTCAGTTTGGCAACTGACATTGTGAGGATGGAAAGGGGACATACTGTAGCTTTAATTGGCGCGAAAAATAGCATGTATAAATATTTACAGACTAAAAGCAGAAATTATATACCTGAATTCTGGGAATATTTTAATATCGCCAATACTTATGAGATGATATTTTCAACACTTCCTGATGTAGTCTCAAATAACTCAGCTGATGATGCTGCAAATATAATTGATAGTACTTTTGCAGAGATCAGTAATGAAACGGCACATATTATGGTCAGTAGACTCAAGCTACTCTCCGGTAATGAGATTGTGAAAAAGCTGATCTCAACAATTGCAGAAGCTAGGCAGGCCTCTGAAAGGTATGAGGAGTTGGCAGGAAATATCTTCAGAGAGAAGAATACTATAAAGAGAATGAAGATAATCAATGAAATAGGTAAGGTTGAAAAGGAATTAGCCGATATTCCAATAAAGTTTTCTGAAGCAATTGCTGAGTTTTCAAAATATTCCACTACTCTTGTAAAACAGGCTTTATGGATTATCTGTATTGTATTAATAGCAGTCTGTTTATCAATTTCTATATTTATTGTACGATCAATAACGAGTTCCTTGCGCACGGTTACAGCAAGCTTAAAAGATATTGCTGAGGGTGAAGGCGATCTAACTGTGCAATTAGAGGTAAAAACTAGCGATGAGATTGGAGAACTGTCATCGAATTTTAACAAGTTTATCACAAAAATTAGAAATATAATTACAAAAGCTAAAATGAGTTCGCATACTTTTGCCAGTGCCTCAGAACAAATTAAGGCAACTTCTCAGAGCTTGAGCCAGAGTTCGAATGAGCAGGCGGCAAATGTGGAGGAGATCACCTCATCCATGGAAGAGATTGGAGCAACAGTTTCACAGAATGCTGATAATGCCAAGAATACTGATGTTTTGGCTCAAGATACCTCCAAGCAGGCCGAAAACGGGGGAGAGGCTGTTCGCGATGCTGTGAAAGCCATGAAAGATATTGCTGAGAAGATAAACCTTATTGAGGATATTGCATATCAGACTAATCTTTTAGCGCTTAACGCTGCCATTGAAGCAGCGAGGGCCGGGGAACATGGAAAGGGTTTTGCCGTTGTTGCAGTGGAAGTGAGGAAACTCGCTGAGAAGAGCCAACTGGCGGCTCAAGAGATAGGTGGGCTGGCATCAAATAGTGTTATTCGTGCAGAGAAAGCCGGGGGGCTAATCGATGAGATTGTGCCAAATGTAAAGAAGACTGCAGATCTTGTTCAGGATATTTTTAGTGCATCAGAACAACAGGATTCTGCAATAGGGCAGATAAGCAGCGGCATGGAACAGTTGAATGAAGTAACACAGCAGAATGCGGCATCCTCTGAAGAACTCTCATCAACAGCAGAGCTTCTAAGTGATCAGGCCTCTGCAATGCAGGAACTGATGGGTTTCTTTAAGACCGAGACAGGGTCAGATGCATCTTCATCTGCAGGAAATATTGCAATGCAATCAGATACGATTGAGGAAGAACCTTATTCTAACCTCAATACTGCATTATTGGAATAG
- a CDS encoding L-threonylcarbamoyladenylate synthase, translated as MTNRSDPFLKYEEIKKAAKIIKGGGLVSFPTETVYGLGADALNPMAVARIFEVKNRPYFDPIIIHVASPSSFEALTDNFNKIAQRLVKKFMPGPLTIVLPKSKIVPDIVTAGLPTVAIRIPSNRIALELIRESETLIAAPSANPFGYLSPTRVEHVKKHLGDQIDMILDGGECTVGIESTIIKIDESESLLLRFGGLPLEEIEKVVGKIRIPEMDKIIPESPGLLPYHYSPKTPLKIIENIDTIKPNGRRIGILAFKALQNNLPNANIEVLSPNGDLREATARLFPLLHRLDASGVDIIYAQSVPEVGLGRAIMDRLQRASNSNF; from the coding sequence ATGACGAATAGATCTGATCCCTTTCTAAAATATGAAGAGATTAAAAAGGCGGCAAAAATTATCAAAGGAGGAGGCCTGGTATCCTTCCCAACTGAGACCGTATATGGACTTGGTGCTGACGCTTTAAATCCCATGGCTGTAGCAAGGATATTTGAGGTTAAAAATCGCCCCTACTTTGATCCCATAATCATACATGTAGCCTCTCCATCTTCATTTGAAGCGCTTACGGATAATTTTAACAAGATAGCTCAAAGACTTGTTAAAAAATTTATGCCTGGACCCCTTACAATTGTACTTCCAAAATCCAAAATTGTTCCAGACATTGTTACTGCCGGTCTCCCAACAGTAGCAATCCGTATTCCTTCTAACAGGATTGCACTTGAACTAATCCGGGAATCTGAAACCCTGATAGCGGCTCCCAGCGCCAATCCATTTGGATATCTTAGCCCTACCAGGGTTGAACATGTAAAAAAACATCTTGGAGACCAAATAGATATGATTCTCGATGGGGGTGAGTGCACTGTAGGTATTGAATCAACAATAATAAAAATAGATGAATCTGAATCCCTTTTATTGAGATTTGGTGGCTTACCACTTGAGGAAATTGAAAAGGTGGTTGGGAAGATACGAATACCAGAGATGGATAAGATAATACCAGAATCACCAGGTCTACTACCTTATCATTATTCACCAAAAACACCACTGAAAATAATTGAAAATATCGATACTATTAAGCCTAATGGCAGAAGAATAGGAATTTTAGCCTTTAAGGCTCTGCAAAATAACCTTCCCAATGCAAATATAGAAGTCCTTTCCCCTAACGGTGATCTGAGAGAGGCAACGGCTAGATTATTTCCTCTTCTCCACAGATTGGATGCATCAGGGGTTGATATAATCTATGCTCAATCAGTGCCAGAAGTAGGTCTTGGAAGAGCGATCATGGATAGGTTACAAAGGGCTTCAAATTCCAATTTTTGA
- a CDS encoding response regulator, translated as MGKTILVVDDAQSVRQAVGFTLQEEGYDIVEAEDGVDALNKLDGQHVDMIVCDVNMPNMDGITFIQKLTSDEAYASYKFTPLIMLTTESGEDKKAEGKKAGAKAWLVKPFKHEQLISAVKKLML; from the coding sequence ATGGGAAAGACAATTTTAGTAGTTGACGATGCACAATCTGTTCGTCAGGCTGTTGGATTTACGCTACAGGAGGAGGGATATGATATTGTTGAGGCTGAAGATGGGGTGGACGCATTGAATAAGTTAGATGGCCAGCATGTAGATATGATAGTATGTGATGTTAATATGCCGAATATGGATGGGATTACCTTTATTCAAAAGTTAACTAGCGATGAAGCCTATGCGTCTTATAAATTTACTCCATTGATAATGTTAACAACTGAATCTGGTGAAGATAAAAAGGCAGAGGGGAAGAAGGCTGGGGCAAAGGCCTGGTTGGTTAAGCCATTTAAGCATGAACAACTTATCAGCGCAGTAAAAAAATTAATGTTATAA
- a CDS encoding chemotaxis protein CheW — translation MEKERSEEATQCENDIEQYLTFHLGDELYGFKVNNIREVIEYNQISSVTQIPLVPEYIKGVINLRGEVVPVIDLSMRFYNHMNEITRRTCIVMIEVEDEGEIILVGAMIDAVNAVVDILPDDIESTMGFGAKIRSDFISGIGKIDDDKFVILLNLNRVLNIDDISNFGESDTDLNTLMLLGSASYS, via the coding sequence ATGGAGAAGGAGCGATCTGAAGAAGCAACGCAATGCGAAAATGATATTGAACAGTATCTAACCTTTCATCTTGGAGATGAATTATATGGTTTTAAGGTTAACAATATTAGAGAGGTTATAGAATATAATCAAATTAGCAGTGTAACCCAAATACCCTTAGTCCCGGAATATATTAAAGGAGTGATAAACCTGAGAGGAGAGGTCGTGCCTGTAATTGACCTTTCAATGAGATTTTATAATCATATGAATGAAATAACAAGGCGTACATGCATTGTTATGATTGAAGTTGAGGATGAGGGTGAAATAATTCTTGTAGGAGCAATGATCGATGCTGTCAATGCTGTTGTTGATATTCTTCCAGATGATATAGAGAGCACAATGGGATTTGGAGCTAAAATACGATCAGATTTCATCAGCGGTATTGGAAAGATAGATGATGATAAATTTGTAATCTTGCTGAATCTCAATAGGGTACTGAATATCGATGATATCTCCAATTTTGGAGAATCTGATACAGACCTGAACACATTGATGTTATTAGGCAGCGCTAGTTATTCCTGA
- a CDS encoding iron-containing alcohol dehydrogenase: MIWLLKKALYRLFHGVGKVILPIVPMPVPELHAGAGSIKGLPEIILAKGIKNVLLVTDKGIMDTGLLEVLFTGLKEKNITYTIFDKVQPNPTIDNIEDGLELYLEKNCQGIIAFGGGSPMDCAKIIAARFANRKRPVIKMRGLFKVGIGKKLPPLFAVPTTAGTGSETTVAAVVTDASSCEKFAIADFKLVPPVAILDPELMLGLPPHLTSTTGMDALTHAIEAYIGLNGSKFTNENAENATRIIFDTLEDVYKNGSNLEKRNDMALASFYAGAAFTRASVGYVHAVAHNMGGLYGVPHGLANAIILPYVLEFYGKKAEKKLAKLAIAAKIGNEGDSREELSLKFIERIKMMNKNMNIPTTVKELKEKDIPLIAERVLYEAHPYYPVPKMMNKKECEDFVRQLLP; this comes from the coding sequence ATGATTTGGTTATTAAAAAAAGCACTATATCGGCTCTTTCATGGAGTGGGAAAAGTAATCTTACCAATTGTTCCAATGCCTGTACCGGAGTTACACGCTGGAGCAGGATCAATAAAAGGGTTACCTGAAATCATACTAGCAAAGGGGATTAAGAACGTTTTGTTAGTAACGGATAAGGGGATTATGGATACAGGGCTTCTAGAAGTATTGTTTACTGGACTTAAAGAAAAAAATATTACCTATACAATTTTTGATAAGGTTCAGCCCAATCCGACTATTGATAATATTGAAGATGGGCTAGAGCTTTATCTTGAAAAGAACTGCCAGGGTATTATTGCTTTTGGTGGTGGTTCGCCAATGGATTGTGCCAAGATTATTGCAGCCCGATTTGCTAATAGGAAGCGTCCAGTTATTAAAATGAGGGGATTGTTTAAAGTAGGTATTGGTAAAAAATTACCACCTCTATTTGCAGTACCCACAACAGCCGGAACAGGTTCGGAGACCACCGTGGCTGCTGTAGTAACCGATGCTTCATCATGTGAAAAATTCGCTATAGCCGATTTTAAGTTAGTGCCACCAGTAGCAATTTTGGATCCGGAATTAATGCTTGGATTGCCACCTCATCTAACTTCAACAACAGGCATGGATGCATTAACTCATGCTATTGAAGCATATATTGGTTTGAATGGAAGTAAATTCACAAATGAGAATGCGGAAAATGCCACCAGAATTATATTTGATACTTTAGAGGATGTATATAAGAATGGTTCCAATCTTGAAAAACGCAATGATATGGCGCTAGCTTCATTTTACGCTGGTGCAGCTTTCACACGAGCATCAGTTGGTTATGTACATGCTGTGGCTCATAACATGGGCGGACTTTATGGTGTTCCGCATGGCTTGGCAAATGCAATAATTTTACCTTACGTGCTAGAATTTTATGGAAAAAAAGCTGAAAAAAAATTGGCCAAACTTGCTATTGCCGCAAAGATTGGGAATGAAGGTGATTCGAGGGAAGAATTATCACTCAAATTCATTGAAAGAATAAAGATGATGAATAAAAACATGAACATTCCAACAACCGTTAAAGAGCTGAAAGAGAAAGATATTCCATTAATTGCTGAACGTGTGTTATATGAAGCTCACCCATATTATCCCGTACCTAAAATGATGAATAAAAAGGAATGTGAAGACTTTGTGAGACAATTACTACCATAA